TCCCGCGGCGACACGGTGCGGGGCAACGGCGGCAACGACCGCATCGCGGGTGGCTCGGGTGCCGACCGCCTCGAGGGCGGCGGTGGCCGCGACCAGGTCGACGGTGCGAAGGGCCGCGACCGGTGCGTCGCCGAGGTCGAGCGCGGCTGCGAGCTCTGAGCGTCCGGCGTCAGGCGGACGCGGGCCGGAGTGTCGCGTCGAGCAGGGTCCGCAGGCTGGCGAAGTGTCGCTCCGCGGACTCCTCGTCGTACATCGAGGTGTCGGACATCGAGTAGCCGTGGGGCCCCGGGAACACCTCGTTGACCGCCGGGAGCCCGGCCTCGTCGAGCGCGGCGCCGAGCGCCTCGACCGCCTCGGGCGGCATCGAGCGGTCGTCCGAGGCGTGACCGAAGGCGTAGGACGCGCGGGCGGTGGCGAGCGCGCGGTGCGGGCTGTCGGGCTCGTCGGTGACCAGGCCGCCGCCGTGCCAGCCGCCGACCGCGACGACGGCGGGGTCGAGCCCGGACGCGCGGATCGCGATGCGGGCGCCCATGCAGTAGCCGGTCACGCCCACCTCGTCGCCCGCCACCTCGGGGAGGTCGCGGAGCGCGGCGAGGTAGGCCGGCAGGTCGCGCGACAGGAGGTCGGTGGTGAGCCGCTGGACG
This region of Nocardioides palaemonis genomic DNA includes:
- a CDS encoding dienelactone hydrolase family protein, translating into MPTTTLTLPDGDAEAYVAPAPGGEPAPGVLLVIDAIGLRPRIEEMADRIASWGYTVLAPNVFFREGSAAETSPTRDLREPGAREEFMGEAMGRVQRLTTDLLSRDLPAYLAALRDLPEVAGDEVGVTGYCMGARIAIRASGLDPAVVAVGGWHGGGLVTDEPDSPHRALATARASYAFGHASDDRSMPPEAVEALGAALDEAGLPAVNEVFPGPHGYSMSDTSMYDEESAERHFASLRTLLDATLRPASA